The Mustela erminea isolate mMusErm1 chromosome 10, mMusErm1.Pri, whole genome shotgun sequence genomic sequence CAAAAGAACtatctaggggcgcctaggtggctcagggcgttaaagcctctgccttcagttcaggtcatgatctcagggtcctgggatggagccccgcatcgggctctctgctcagcagggagcctgcttcccccctctctctctgcctgcctctctgcctacttgtgatctctctgtcaaataataaataaaatctttaaaaaaaaaaaaaaaaaaaagaaccatttagGTAACGTCCTGCAACTCCAGTACTTCCAGTTTCCCCCTCATCTTTAGGCCAAGGCCACACTCTTCCTGGGTAGCCCCAGCCAGGGATAGAGCACAAGTGAAGATACTGTGGCCTGGATATTTCCATTCAGTGCAGGACTCTTGTACTGAGCATTCTTTGCTCCTCAGCTCCCCACTGGGAAGGTAAAGACTTGGTCTGAATCACAGTGTAGGCTATCCCTGCCCAGTCATCCTCTCTCTTGGTTTTTATCTTTCCCAGGCATTACCCCCAATAAACTCCTTGCGCTCCTAACTCTGTCTTGAAATCTGCTACCTAGGGGATCCATCTAACACAAAGAGGCTGTACTTACTTAACAGTGATCATTATACTGTCAGCGTTTAGCCCAGAGGCCAACTTTTTCATGAAGTATATTTCCTTATCCAGTCCTCCCTTGAAATTAATCTTTATAATCTGATTATATTTTATGACAGTGAATGTGTACCCCACTGTATTGAAATAGTATAAGGAACAGGGATTATATCCCAGTTATCTAGAAGTGATTGAACATCTTGAGCAGCTGACCAGAGTTCCAGGGGGaggagattttttgttttgttttgttttgtttatttgacagaggcacagtgagagagggaacacaagtggggggtgggggaggaagaactaggcttcccactgagcagggagcccgataccaggctctgtcctaggaccccaggatcaagacctgagctgaaggcagatgcttaacgaatgggccaaccaggtgccccaggagaagGAGTTCTAGGGGGGAAAGGGAGCAAGGCCATGGCTGTAGCAGATGTGGAAAGGGGTTGGTTATGGATTATTCTGAGCTTTCATGACTGTGTAACTGGGAAGTTGTTTGTTCCCTTGGGGGAGATAAAGAGGTAATCTACTTGCAGTGggaatgaatttttatatatgtagcTTTTCAAGTGATGTTATACATTATATAGGTAGACATGTCCTGTGGGTAGAAGTTAAGTGACTGGGGTCAggcatgaaattaaaaaaaaaaaaaaacttgtgattTAGATCTGATAATTAGCTCATAGACTTAATGGTTGAGGTTGACTTGATGGATGAGGGCACTTTCTCACGCCAGCAGAAGTCTTCCCACCCCTTTAAGCATCAAGCGTGAAGCCTTTTGCTAAGAGAGAAGACATGAGTACCATTCCGGTATGTTAACCTTATTCTAGCCTTGGTAGAAAGGTGATGAGAAATAAatggtttggttttctttctttctttctttctttctttatttatttgacggagacgGTGAACGAGgcaacacaaccagggggagcagcagagggagagggagaagcaggcttcccacagagtagggagcctgatgcggggcttgatcccaggaccctgggatccagacacttaatgactgagccacccaggcgccccgaaataggtggtttttaaaaaggattagaaGGATGCTCAAGATATACTAAGGGGAAAAGGTCCaattatgtgaaaaaataaacaccTTACACTTGCCTGTAGGTGcatgtacatatgcatgtatttaaatatacagaATAGTGGTTTGCAAATTTTGTAGGATATGTTTAAATCCTTTggggatttttatattttaattttttttaagatttttttttttaaacactcccAGGTAATCCTAATGTTGAGCAGAATTTGGAAACAGATGGTATAAAAGGTCTCTTAACAGTGCTAAAGGGGGACTTTGGTTTTTGTGAGCATGTGTTACTTTAGGAGTTCTTAGTCAAATgataccaaaaaaggaaaagaaaaaagcaaggtaACTGCGGAATAATAGTAGGCTCCTAATGAAAATCAAGTCTCAAACATCAGAAGTCTAACTTACTATACAGCCCATTTCTGCAGCATTGCaacttttttgttaaaaatccacctgaaggggcgcctgggtggctcagtgggttaaagcctctgccttcggctcaggtcatggtcccagagtcctgggatcgagccccctcgtcgggctctctgctcagcagggagcctgcttcctcctctctctctgcctgcctctctgcctgcttgtgatctctgtctatcaaataaataaataaaatctttaaaaaaaaaaaatccacctgaatttttctttcttcccttcagaTCTGTGTGCCAATGTCAGTGGAATTTGAGGAGCTTCTGAAGGCTCGAGAGAATCCAAGTGAAGAAGCACAAAGTAAGTAGGTTTCAGTATTTCTCTCGAGCACTAACAAAAGTGCAGGTTCATGACAGAGCTCGGATTTTCCCTCCAAGCCCTGGAAAACAGAGCCCCAGAGAAATTTATTGCCATGTTCTCAGCTGGATTGACGTCCTAAATTGGACTTGAACAAAATACACACTTTGTACTACCCTTGCTCAAGTTCACTGGCCTGGAAAACTGAGGTCTGTTGACTTCCTGAGCATAGGGAGGACATTTGGGTGAAGGGCTATGTCGTGTCACAGAGAACTAGCCATCCATTTGAAGAGCCACGTCCAAGAAAGTGGTCTTTAATGTCTGAATCACTGATATATCTTTGATTCTTTCAGACTTGGTCGAGTTCACCGATGAAGAGGGTTATGGTCGTTATCTTGATCTCCATGACTGTTACCTCAAATACATTAACCTAAAGGCCTCAGAGGTAGggccagtggtggtggtggtcaggtGTTGGGGACGGGGGACACACAGGATGACAGTGCTTCTGATTCTAGAGGTGGGTCAGGATGGCAGGCTGGGGCTTCTGGACAGAGAGCAATTACACtatcttttgtgttttgtaaCCATTAGAAAAGACGTAATGGGCTTTCTTGGAATGAAACAGTATGTAAAATGAAAGGTTTTTATAGTGGATACAACAGTcttatttatagtttttgaatttttaaaagatatatatttagagagagagtgcatgtgtgtgtacatgcacacacagcgtagggacagaggcagagaatcttaagcaggctccctgctgagcactgacaccagagtctgacacaggctccatctcacagtcttgagatcatgacctgagctaaaaccaagagttggacactcagctgactgagccacctcggtgcccctacttatttttatttttttgagtgaacTCTGCAGCCAACATGGGCCTTGActaaagaccctgagatcaagagtcacatgctctataaactgagtcagccaggtgccccaagcatacTATTTTATTAACAAATTTTATTGCTTATTGatacatattttgcttttataaacataagatatttttttaaaaaactcacagTGAGCCCCTGCAATAGACACACGTAGTAGGTAtgtgaaaaatatgaaaacataatcTCTGCCTGCAAAAGTGTCTTTTATCACAAGATTTAGGATCCAGTGTGACAGTCTCAGAAAGGTCACAAGAAGGTGTATGATTAAGATCCTCATGGAGGTGTGAGGAAATGTCCCGAAAGTTCAGTGACTGTACCTTAAGCTCCAAGAGTTCAGGTCCTGTATCTGTCTTGTTCTCATCTGTATCCACGTACTTGGTCCAAAGATGCTCAGTAAGTGACGCTGTGAGTGAACAAATGGCACTTCAGAACCTTAGTTTAGGATGTAGTAGGTGTCAGAGCCTTCGGTTTGCATTCAGTTAGTGTTGGacaaatgtttctttcatttactgTTGATTgatttgatctttatttttcagttagtTGCATGTCTGATAAGTCTGCTCAGTGCAGTGGCATTCACACCCCAGGTCGTGTAGGAATTAAGTCATGGGCAAGCAAAGACTAAGATGAGCTGGTCCTTGTTATTAGACAACACTCAGTTTTGATCTCATTTATTAGAGACTGTAGTGCAACTTGGTGCAAACCCCTAACTGGATCTCTTgtcatttctattttcagaaGTTGGATTATATCACGTATCTCTCCATCTTTGACCAGTTATTTGACATtcctaaagaaaggaagaatgctgAATATAAGAGGTAGGCATTGCTAGCCTCTAGGCCTCTCCTGGATTTAATTAGGTTATTTAATGTAAAGATTTGATGGCAGAGTTCTGAATTTTATTGTCTGAAATAAGGACACAAATGGCTTCCAGGTTTATTGAAGGAGAGAGATTTCGAATGCCAGTTTTCAACATGTGTCTTACTCTGGCTCTGGAAGAATGTGCATCAGTTGGCACATCTGTGATTTTACACTGAGGCTGTTCTTAAATTTGTTTCATTGTAGAAAGAAGTCTCATTCAGGGATCTGTGTCTTGAGTTTAACAAGAAAAAGATTAGCATTTCTCATTGTGACCGAAGTGAGGTGCATGACTGATGTACAGATGgaaagtttttttgtgtgtttttatgccCCTGGTTTGTGAGCTGTCCTACtgactttctctcttcctcattttctctttacCTAACATCTTTTATGTGAGttaattaagattttatcatttgaaattaCGATGATGAAATGAGGTCAAAATCAAGATGACGTGTTAGGAAAAAATTCAATTGTAAGCTCATTctaaaaattagtattattacttttaaaaacttgtatCACTGGAATTATTTTACGGGGCATAACAGTATATAAAAAATACTCtgttttctctgtattgttcctGTATAGATATTTGGAGATGCTGCTTGAGTACCTTCAAGATTACACAGATCGAGTGAAGCCCCTCCAAGATCAGAATGAACTTTTTGGGAAGATTCAGAATGAATTTGAGAAGAAGTGGGAGAATGGTACCTTTCCTGGATGGCCGGTAAGCTTTAGTGGGGTAGGGGAGAGGACATGCAGAGGAATTGGATTAATAGTTTTACTTGAAtactgagcctctgccttagggcATTAGCTGCTGATCCCTCGGGATAAGTGTGACTGTGAGGTGTCCCCTGCCACATATGTCAGGCGTTCTTGCCGTGCATGCTTTGGAATGAGATTTGTCAGGGCCTCCTTGCCATTGGCCGAGCCTAGCATTTTCACCAGCTATGTCATTACTGCTGTGTGGTTCTTACCCCAAACTGCAAAGATTATGTGCTAGAATCTCCATCATATGTTTTCAGTCCTGGTGATAAACTTGGGTTTTCCTGAAGTCTCAGGGAGAGAATGAACGATCTTGTCTTTGGTTCTGCTCTTATGGGAATTCAATTCATAGTCACACATGCATATAAGAAAGAGGCCACCTGCCACCTGGTAACGTAGATAGATGGCTCCCTTGTCTTCATTTAAACCTGGATCTTACTGTTGTTCTTGCCAGAAAGAGACAAGCAGTGCCCTGACTCATGCTGGAGCCCATCTTGACCTTTCTGCATTCTCTTCCTGGGAGGTATGTTCTCTTTAGTAACTATACTGGCCCCACATGTTCACTCCTCAGAGAAACCACTCAATCTGTTTCTAATGCCATGGTAAGACAACAGTTCCTAGAACCAGGCATCTACAAAAATGTGGAAAgataaagctaaaaagaaaaaagtttaccCATCTACTTTGAAAAGTATAAACTTTATGAGACTTATAGTGGAGGTAGTCACTACCAGTATGATTGCATATGAACTAGACCACAGACTCAGACTTTGGAGAGTCTGAGCTGAGTGCTAGCTATTGGCTATGGAATGTATGGTCTTGCCACAGCTTCAAgaacacccacacacccacctgTAAAGACCTAAGCTTAAGCATTTGTTGTTTCTCAAagtctatttatatgaaattgtaACTTGGCTCTTTTTTTTATGTAGGAGTTGGCCTCCCTGGGTCTGGACAGATTGAAATCTGCACTCTTAGCGTTAGGCTTGAAGTGTGGTGGGTAAGAGACTGCTTTTTCAGAACTGTCCCAGTTTACTGTATGTTTGCACAATAACGGACTCTGATGCCATTCTTTCTGTTATCCCACACCGCCGAAGTATGCAGAACCATATGGTAGAGTAACTCTGATATCTTTACCCCTCCTGTCTCCTTAGGACCCTAGAAGAGCGAGCCCAGAGGCTCTTCAGCACCAAAGGAAAGTCCCTGGAGTCACTTGACACCTCCCTGTTTGCCAAAAATCCCAAGTCAAAAGGCACCAAGCGGTGAGTGGCTGGGGTGGCATCTCTGTGGACAGTTCTAAGATGTTATTCCCCGGAGAATTTTTACCACAGCAACCGGGTTTATCACCATTATTGATTCAGAGAGATACAGTTTGCCGTTTTTCTGTGCAAATGGTAGAGAGCCCCATCATTGTTATACACCAAGAACAGTTTGTACTCCGGTGATTGAGAGTGGGTTAATGTTGAAACAGctttaggtacttttttttttttttttaagattttatttatttatttgacagagaacacaagtagacagagagggagaagcaggcttcctgcttcctacgatgaccctgggatcacgacctgagctgaaccaactgagccacccacgagccTCTCTAGGTACTTTTTGTTACCTCAGGAGGCTATGGAAGCTAAATAggttccaaaaatatttttctaagtttgttTTTACTAATGATAATtgaatcttttttaaatcatagtatagttgacacacagtgttacattagtttgaggtgtacaaGGTAGTGATCTGACAACTCTGTATGTTATGCCATGCACAAGCATACCTGCCATATGTTGCCACAGAACCTATTGCAGTGCCGTTGGCTgtgttccctgtgctgtaccttttatccctgtAGTTGAATCTCTTCATGAGCCTCATGCTTGtacagggtattttttttttaatgtgcactTTGTAATTCTGAAAAGtagcttttaggggcacctgagtggctcagtggttttaagcctctgccttcggttcaggttatgatctgggggtcctgggattgagcccagcattggactgtctgctcagtggggagcctgcttccccctctttctctctgcctacttgggatctctgtgtcaaataaatctttttttaaaaaaaaaaaaaagagagaaagaaaagtagctTTTACCCTGATCTTTTGCAGATACGGACTTAGAAAAGTTAAGGCATATCCCCACTATCTCATAGTTACTAAGTACTAAGGGTCAGGATTTGGCCCAAGTCTGTCCCAGAGATTGTCTCCTCTGCtacattttctttggagattataATGATGGAAATTTAAGTGTCTTGATGTGTTTTATGTCTTCTAAAATGAGATTAGAGAGGCAGCTTCCATGCATTCCAAGAAATAACCTTAATACTTCCATCAGCAAGTCCTGAGCTGAACAGAGCATTTGCTTTCACAGCATAACAGTTGTCACATGCTTGTAGTTTTTAATGCACACTTGGAATAAATGTTCCCAGACATGGGATAAGGCTTTGAGTGAAAGAATCCTTGAGTGATAcaccttttttcttgtttccagAGACACTGAGAGGAACAAAGATATTGCTTTCCTAGAAGCCCAGATCTATGAATATGTAGAGATTCTTGGGGTGAGTAATGGACTCTGCTGAGAGCAGTAAATACTGTAAGGTGTGGGAATCAGATAAATGTGAactcacaggattttttttttttaggaacgaAAGAAGAAGGGTAGGTTTTAAACTAGTTCAGCAGAAAGTAAGGTTCTCTCAGGTACTTGACCTTCAGTGAGGTTCCGTTCTCTTCGTAGGTGCCTGTTGTTGGGTGATATTCCCAAGGTTGCTCAGTTGCCATGAAGCCAAGCAGAAAGAACAGACAACCCTCTCAGCGTAGTGTCCAGAATGGTGTAGGTTCTTTGCATTCCGGAATATACCTAGAAGTTCCTGAATATATCTAGGAGATGGAAGCAGATACTCAAAAGGCATTAAAAGGAAGTCTGCTTAGAGTAGCGTTTCAGGTGTAACTTGTTATGAAAAGACATTACTTACATATTCAGAAGATAACAAGGAATTTGCTAGGGCTAGAATGCTAGTGGTATACAAAGCTTGCTATGAGCTGATTCTTGAATATTCTTTCAAGAAAGAGCCAAGGGTGGGTTGGGAGTGGGAAAAGGCCTCACCAGACAGGACACTTATCTCAGAAAGGAAGTGGAATACAAGGGAAATCACTCTTTCAGGGAAGAGAAGATAGAAGAAAGGGCAGCACTCATCCAAAAAAGATGGGCACTATCTCTGGGAGTCCTGCAGAAGGGCAGCCTTTCAGAGTGTCTACAATTTTCAACTGCTCTCAGAGCCTTTCCCTTTATAGATGTTCAGATGGTGTTTTAAGTGATAGTTCTGGCTCAGATAGCTTGTTTACATGTCCTTGTCAGTTGTGTGGGTGTTTTCATTCTGCCTTTGTTTGAGATATATAATagctatatatgcatataatatacatgcatatattagCTATATAACTAGTCACTTGTTGGTTCCCAACTGCTTTCACTAAAGGGCTAGTTAGAATGTTGGACACTAGGGCCACTAATATTCTCCACAGTGAACCTGGCTGTTACTATGGACAGCAGTCTGAGTTGCTAGTCTTCTAAAGATGATTGGGAGGCTAATCTGTACCTATGACCCAAGATGTTCTAACTACTTTTTGTTCTCTCCTTTGAGAGCATTTTGCCTTCCCTGCCAGGAGGTGGCACCACTCTCTAAAGTTTCAGCCAGAATGGTTTTTAGAAGTTGCTCCTGTTATGTACTGATAGGATTTTTACAATTGGCTTACCATTTATTGATGCCTGTTGGTTTCCAGACATTTTGCCCAATCCTTGGATACGATAGTGAATATGACATGCCTCTTGACCTTGAAAAGGCCACTTTGTGGTGGGGGGAGATAAGTGACTGCAGCAGAATAGATGTGTGCTGTGACACATTGAGACTGAGCTTTCTAagtagaaagagggaaagagaatgttctagaaagaagaaacagaaaggatgaaGGTAAAAACATCATGGAGAGAAAACAGATATTAGGACATAATGAGAAGAAAACCAATGTGTGTGGAGTGTACCTTGTAAGGGTGGGAGTGGTCAGAGAATAATTTGGACAGTTATGTTGGAGATTTGGACTTTGTTCTTTAAATAGTAGaaagagggcatctgggtggctcaggcgttaagggtctgccttctactcaggtcatgatcctggggtcctgggatcgagccccgagtcaggcttcctgctcagcaggaggcctgcttctccctctcccactcatcccacttgtgttctctcttccgctgtgtctatttctgtcaaataaataaaaatatttttataaataaaactgtagaaagacaggaggcacctgggtggctcagttgttaagtgtctgcctttggctcaggtcatgatcccagggtcctggaattgagccccgaattgggctccgtgctcagcaggaagactgcctctccctctcccactccccctgcttgtgttccctctctcgctatgtctctatcaaataaataaaatctttaaaaaaaaaggacaaaatgttttaaacaaagtATAACATTAgattggggttttttaaaagtacataaattTGGCGGGAAAAATGGAAGTTGGACTGGAATGAGGAGAGACTCAGGGCAAGTTAGAAGGTTGTCTTCTTGGTAAGGAAGGAGAAGAACAGACTGggtaaggaaatatttttagagacagagaagacTTTGTTCTCCGTTGTTCTGCATTAGTCCATGGCCTAAGATGAGTATCTTAGGCAAGTGACCTAAAACTTTTGACTTTTTCCTTCAGGATCAGGGAGAGCCTATTGATAAGGAGTTTTGATAAGAAGGCAAGATTTTCCCTTTATTGTACAAGTAAGAAAACCatatccagggcacctgggtggctcagtcggttaaacggctgccttcagctcaggtcatgatcccagggtcctgggatcaagtacctcatccagctccctgcttggtggggagcctgcttctccctctcctcccccttcttgtgctcgctctttctttctctctgtctgtcaaatgataaaatctttaaaaaagaaaaaaaagaaaaagaaaaccgtATCTTTGGAAGGTTGAGGGGTCAGCAAGAGTTGTAGAAAATTGCCCTTCTTGTTCTGCACTACTTTTCTCTGACTTCCCTTTCATTTCTGGACCTGACTTAGGAACAGCGACATCTCACTCATGAAAATGTACAACGTAAGCAGGCAAGGACCGGGGAAGAgcgagaagaagaagaggaagagcagaTAAGTGAGAGTGAAAGTGAAGACGAAGAGAATGAGATCATTTACAACCCCAAGAACCTGCCCCTTGGCTGGGATGGCAAAGTACGTGCCTGCATTACCACCTTCCTTCCCATCGCCCGTTCAGGAAGCGGACAGGAGTCTAATACtgtttcctctctgatttcttttagcCTATTCCCTACTGGCTGTACAAACTTCATGGTCTAAACATCAACTATAACTGTGAGATTTGTGGAAATTACACCTACCGAGGTCCCAAGGCTTTCCAGCGGCATTTTGCTGTAAGGAATTCAGAGCCATTTCTCCtggaaattaaaatgtgaaacatGCAGCTTTTAGAGAGGATAGGAACACCCTGAGAGTAGCACTAGTGTCCAGAGCTTAAGAGAAGCAAGGAGTGGATCTAAAGTCAAGCATGTGGCATTTGACCTTTGGCACCCTGCTAGCCTAGAATAATGCCTAAGATGGTTTCTGGAGGCATTCTGGCACTCTGCTATTTGAAATTCATTTCGGTTTGCTTGTGCTTATTATActtctctcattttatctttctgcCAGCACCTGAGACCATCCTCTGACTCCTTACTCAGCTCTCTACCCACTGCTAGTACACAGGACCAAAGAAGGGACTGACTGCCTCCTTTTTTGTGTCTTAAGTGGGTGTTTGCCTCTTTGAAAAATAGGAGCTAAGAGGATGACATTTATCAAGCAATTCTTGAGAAAAGGCCTTATCTTATCTGGGTAGTACTCCAGAAAGTGGATTCATCCTTATTGTGTTTCTGCCTTTGATTCTTCGTACTCGGAAGGAAgttttacaaatggaaagatttgcTAGACCCAGGGCAGAGAATGTATATGAACTCCTCACTTCCTTCCTCAGACATCCATATCACTTGGGTCTTTTCTCTTGAGCCCGAGGCATCTCTGAGTTTTTCTCCGTACTCCCTCCAGTACATTAGAATTGGCGGCCAAGATAAAGCCCATGCTGTTCGCCATCCGCGAGCCCAAGCTGTCATTGCCTCTCGGTGCTCTCTTGCACATCCCTGCTTATGCCTAGTGAGCAGTCTTCGCCCTTACTTACAGAGGTGACCTGCCGTCAGTAGTGCTTACTCACGCTGGTGGTGGGGGCTGTGTGGGAGGCCACTGGTTAATTAGAGTGCTGGTGTTTTGCTGTGGTCTTGACACAGGTTTTGTCTGGACTATTATTAGATCTGGATCTTGGTTTGAGAAACCAGCCCAGTGAGGAGAACAATGCAATGCTGCTTTGAAATAACTGCCCCTTATCAGTCATGGCCAGCTGTTTACAAACGGGAGCCGCAGAAGGAATGCTGCCATTAGGTGGAGTCTTTTGCAAAGGGTCAAGTTAAGGTTTATGAATAGAGTGGAGCTCGTGCCCTGTGTTCagttattcccatttcacatccttttacttctcattttcacgtcctttctcttctctcttctcctaggAGTGGCGTCATGCCCATGGCATGAGGTGTTTGGGCATCCCAAACACGGCCCACTTTGCTAATGTGACACAGATCGAAGATGCTGTCTCCTGTAAGTATGCTTTATTTCCCGTTCCCTAGACACCAGATCAGTGGCCAGTCCTACAGCTCACTGCCCCCAGTACCCTTGTGTATCCAGGGCTAGGGGCAGCAGGTTGTggatatgtgtctatttttatgtcctGCAATTTGCCTCATTCCTTGAGATTGATATTGATAACATTTTAAGCTTATACTCATGCCAACTGCTAAAACGAAAGTGATACTTTGattaattttgtttcatgtttgtttgttccATGGATAGGATCCTTAGCATTTTCCCCAAGTTTTATGTTAAATTAAATAGAAGTAGGTGATAGGTCATTCTTACCTGGCTGGTGTTTTCCAAGGGAATGATGCTTGTTCATCTACACTGATTTTAAGATTGGCTCATGGTTTTATTAATCACATTGCGCAAGAGAAAGATTGCACCTTTACCACTCTTTTTTATCGGGCGTTGGATTAAACAGCATTCCTGGATTCTTTCGTATTGGGGGTGGATCCTCTCAATGCGTTATTTATCCTATTAGGATTCTCCTCAGAAGTTTTATATTTGTGTCTGTAAATCAAAGATGTGCTTCTTGTTTTCGTTTGAATCACTTGTCAGGTTTAAGGATCAAAACAGTATTGAGGACATAAAATGGATGGAATTACCGCTACATTCTCTTTTGTCATTTgaaactatttatatatatatatattttttaagatttttatttatttattgagagagaggtagtgagagagagcatgagcgaggagaaatcaaagggagaagcagactccccatggagctgggagcccgatgcgggactcgatcccaggactctgggatcatgacctgagccgaaggcagtcgtccaaccaactgagccacccatatttAAATAGGTTATTTCTTCATACAAAGGGACCAGCATAGAAAGATTTTCCAGTTAATAACCCATAAATGCCTTGATTCATCATGACAAAGTAGAAACCGAGTGCttcatttctcttgtgttttatattctttttcctgCCAATACTTTCTGTAATCTCAGggattttttattcctttcctaagTCTTTAGATGAgaactttcttctgttttgtttctttattatttttaatagaggcATGTAGAACCAGATGTCATTCTTTCAGAAATCCATTAGGAATATCCATTATTGATAAGTTATATTGAGACTTTATTAAAGATGTTTTTCTGActcttaagaaattatttaaaagagtctttttaattatatagttGATTGAGGTAGTAGGTCACCCgcattttcagaagaggaaagttAGGTAACTTTTTCCAGGTCCCATACCTTGTAAATGGGAAAAACCCAGGGATCAAACCCATGTCCTATGGCagagtcttttctctttccacagtGCTAGACTGCCTCCTTTCACTCACCCTCACCAATTAAAGAGTTC encodes the following:
- the SF3A3 gene encoding splicing factor 3A subunit 3, coding for METILEQQRRYHEEKERLMDVMAKEMLTKKSTLRDQINSDHRTRAMQDRYMEVSGNLRDLYDDKDGLRKEELNAISGPNEFAEFYNRLKQIKEFHRKHPNEICVPMSVEFEELLKARENPSEEAQNLVEFTDEEGYGRYLDLHDCYLKYINLKASEKLDYITYLSIFDQLFDIPKERKNAEYKRYLEMLLEYLQDYTDRVKPLQDQNELFGKIQNEFEKKWENGTFPGWPKETSSALTHAGAHLDLSAFSSWEELASLGLDRLKSALLALGLKCGGTLEERAQRLFSTKGKSLESLDTSLFAKNPKSKGTKRDTERNKDIAFLEAQIYEYVEILGEQRHLTHENVQRKQARTGEEREEEEEEQISESESEDEENEIIYNPKNLPLGWDGKPIPYWLYKLHGLNINYNCEICGNYTYRGPKAFQRHFAEWRHAHGMRCLGIPNTAHFANVTQIEDAVSLWAKLKLQKASERWQPDTEEEYEDSSGNVVNKKTYEDLKRQGLL